The Salvelinus alpinus chromosome 21, SLU_Salpinus.1, whole genome shotgun sequence genome has a segment encoding these proteins:
- the ywhag2 gene encoding 14-3-3 protein gamma-2 — protein MVDREQLVQKARLAEQAERYDDMAAAMKSVTELNEALSNEERNLLSVAYKNVVGARRSSWRVISSIEQKTSADGNEKKIEMVRAYREKIEKELEAVCQDVLNLLDNYLIKNCNETQHESKVFYLKMKGDYYRYLAEVATGEKRATVIESSEKAYNEAHEISKEHMQPTHPIRLGLALNYSVFYYEIQNAPEQACHLAKTAFDDAIAELDTLNEDSYKDSTLIMQLLRDNLTLWTSDQQDDEGGEGNKD, from the exons ATGGTTGATCGCGAGCAGCTGGTGCAGAAAGCCAGGCTGGCTGAACAGGCTGAAAGATATGATGACATGGCAGCTGCCATGAAATCG GTAACAGAGCTGAATGAGGCCCTATCTAACGAGGAGAGGAACCTCCTGTCTGTGGCCTATAAGAATGTGGTGGGGGCCCGCCGTTCCTCTTGGAGGGTGATCTCTAGCATCGAGCAGAAGACCTCTGCAGATGGAAATGAGAAAAAGATTGAAATGGTTCGGGCCTACAGGGAGAAGATTGAGAAGGAGCTGGAGGCTGTGTGTCAGGACGTGCTCAACCTTCTGGATAACTACCTGATCAAGAACTGCAACGAGACGCAGCACGAGAGCAAGGTGTTTTACCTGAAGATGAAGGGCGACTACTACCGCTACCTGGCTGAGGTGGCCACGGGTGAGAAGAGGGCCACCGTCATCGAGTCATCAGAGAAAGCTTACAACGAGGCCCATGAGATCAGCAAAGAGCACATGCAGCCCACCCACCCCATCCGCCTCGGCTTGGCTCTCAACTACTCTGTGTTTTACTACGAGATCCAGAATGCCCCTGAGCAGGCCTGTCATCTGGCCAAGACCGCCTTCGATGACGCTATTGCTGAGCTGGACACCCTGAACGAGGACTCCTACAAAGACTCAACTCTCATCATGCAGCTGCTCCGAGACAACTTAACACTGTGGACAAGTGACCAGCAGGATGATGAGGGAGGGGAGGGTAACAAAGATTAA
- the LOC139548031 gene encoding RIMS-binding protein 2: protein MEGMLGVDVFLYPDGLRIATPEDVRQWELETASQVSSQVSQEPPVRLFVALFPYNPAAMSPNPETAAEELPFVPGQIIKVFGDKDDDGFYHGESGGLSGVVPSNMVSEIPVDDDYLKHQLMQQGFLPVDHTDPSEESSVLDDLVVRRMVAIFEYDPWESSPNMDSDAELAFRAGDIIYVFGDMDEDGFYYGDLHGLRGLVPSNYLEPLPWE from the exons ATGGAGGGGATGCTAGGAGTGGATGTGTTTCTTTACCCTGATGGACTGAGAATTGCTACACCAGAGGATGTTAGGCAATGGGAGCTGGAGACCGCCAGCCAGGTGTCCAGCCAGGTGTCTCAGGAACCCCCCGTCCGACTCTTTGTGGCTCTTTTCCCATACAACCCTGCTGCGATGTCCCCAAACCCTGAGACCGCTGCGGAGGAGCTCCCTTTTGTGCCAGGACAGATCATCAAG gTGTTTGGAGATAAAGACGATGATGGTTTCTACCATGGGGAGTCTGGTGGTCTGTCTGGTGTCGTGCCTAGTAACATGGTATCTGAGATCCCAGTGGATGATGACTACCTCAAGCATCAGCTCATGCAGCAGGGTTTCCTGCCTGTCGACCACACAg ATCCCAGTGAGGAGTCCAGCGTGCTAGATGACTTGGTCGTCCGCAGGATGGTGGCCATCTTTGAGTATGACCCTTGGGAAAGTTCCCCCAACATGGACAGCGAC GCTGAGCTCGCCTTCCGTGCAGGGGACATAATATATGTGTTTGGTGATATGGATGAAGATGGATTCTATTAT GGGGACCTTCATGGGCTGAGAGGTCTGGTGCCATCCAACTACCTGGAACCACTACCATGGGAATAG